The DNA window AGGCTACTCAGCAGCGAGGGGAGCAGAATTTCTGGCCCCGACCAGAAATGAAGCGCTTCCAACGTCGGGAGCGTCGCTTGCCGTCCTGGGACCCAACTGGTTCTCCCTCGTTCCAACATAGCAAATCGACCGACCAAGCAAAAGATTCGGTCGATCAAGATTTTGCGGGACGACGTCCATCTTCTCTACGCTGCCATTCCTTTTATTTGCTCCCTTCACGAGAGGTTTAACGCATTCCGAAGGTCCGGGTTGCCTTCTCGCCAGATGGACGATAGTTTCGCAGAGCGTCTCGGGGAATCAGAGCGAGACGACCATTCCTCAGTGCCTCCTCGTGACTCAGACACTCACCAGATGCTGATTGCCCTGCTCTCGATCGTCGGCGGCCTTCTTCTTCTCACGGCCGGCGCTGAGGGGATGGTGCGCGGAACGTCCTCTCTGGCCCGTCGGCTCGGCATCTCGCCCCTCATCATCGGCCTGACGATCGTCGCGTACGGGACGAGTGCCCCGGAGCTGGTCGTCAGCGTGCAGGCGGCAATGAGCGGGGCTCCAGATATTGCCCTGGGCAACGTCGTCGGCTCCAACATCAGCAATATCGGCCTTATTCTCGGCGGCACGGCTCTACTGGCCCCAATCCGGGCGCAGGCCCAGATTCTGCGGCTCGACGTGCCCATCATGATCGGCGTGAGCGCACTGCTGGGCGGCCTCCTTTGGGATCAAGTTATCGGGCGCCTGAATGGGCTCGTGCTCTTGAGTGGGGCCGTGGGCTACACCCTCATCTGTATCTGGGGAAGCTGGGACGAGTCGCAGCCCGTCGTCCTGAACGAGTTTGAGGCCGGGGTGCCGAATCACAGCTCTCTGGGACGGGCCCTGCTGTTTAGTGCCGGGGGACTTGCCCTCCTCGTGCTCGGGGCTCGCCTCCTGGTGGACGGCGCAGTTACGGGGGCTGAAGCCTTGGGCCTTTCCACCACCCTCATTGGACTCACCGTCGTGGCCGTCGGCACGAGCCTTCCTGAACTGGCAACCTCCCTCATGGCAGCCCTCCGCGGACAGAGCGATCTTGCCCTCGGGAATGTGGTGGGGTCCAATATTTTCAACGTACTGGGCATTCTCGGCATTACCGCAAGCATCCAGCCGATGAGTGCCACCGGCCTCTCCTGGACGGACGCCGGCGTGATGCTCGCGTTCGCCCTCGCGACGCTTCCCCTCCTGTGGACGGACTACACCTTTTCCCGCTGGGAAGGAGGATTGCTGATCGGGGGATACGTTGCTTACCTCACCACCCGCGTGCTTCTCGTCGCCTGACTGGACTCGCCCAAAAGCAACGACATCGGAGCGAACGATTCTCGCATGGAGGACGTTGGGACCTGCAGTTTTTCGTCCCTCCGGACGGGACAATACAGCTCCTTTCCCTTCGAGGGGGGACTTCTTTTGCCCCCCATCACAGGGGCAGTCTCACACGTACATACGGTTTCTCTGGACCTTCTTTCGGTGTATGCTCAACTTGTCTTCTCTCTCCGCCCCAAAAGGGGGGCATATTCTTGCCCTCGTTCTGATCACTGTGCTCCTGGGAGCGTGTGGACAACGTGATGCGCCCGAATCCACAGCGCCCTCTCCTCCCGATACAACGGTCGCCGATACCATGACGGTGGACCGGGTTCTCCGAACCGACGACCGCTTTTCGACTCTTACAGCCAGCCTCGACTCGACGGGGCTCGATTCAATTCTCGCGGGCAACGGACCGTATACCCTCTTTGCCCCTCCTAATGCTGCGTTCGATGCCCTGCCCAACGGCACGCTTCCGGTGTTGCTTTCCGATCGCACTGACCGGCTACGCACCATTCTCGCCCACCACGTAGTGGAGCAGCGGGTCCCCTTATCCTCCCTCTCCGACACAACCACACTGGTCACGCTCGCCGACGACTCGCTGCGCATTCAGCCCTCCGACTCGACGTTTACGATCGAGAATGCTCGCGTACTCGACGCCGATATCACAGTGGCCAACGGCCTCATCCACGTGATCGATGCTGTCCTTCGCCCCCCGGAAGCAACGGAATAGTCGCCCACTCGCCGTTTGGACAAGGGTCCACTGGGCGTAACGATCCGCAAATATGTAACGATAGACTGGGACCACCGAGCGAGACTGGGATTTTCAGAAGACGATGTCTTTCAATCGTCCTCTCACGCAACCGTCTCCTGTCCATGTCTTCCTCCTCTCCCGTCTACGTCCTGCTTGGCGCCACGGGCGGCATTGGCTCTGAGGTCGCCCGCCAGTTGGCCGACGACGGGGCCCAGCTCGTCCTCGGCGCCCGCACCGCCTCCGATGTGAACGCCCTCGCCGAGGAAACGGGCGGAGACGCCGTTCCGCTCGACGCTACCTCCTTCGACGAGGTGCAGTCCATCGTCGACTACGCCCTCGATACGTACGGTCGTTTCGACGGCATCGCAAATTTCGTAGGCTCCATTCTGCTGAAACCCGCCCACCTCACCAGTCTGGACGAATACCGCGAGCAGATTCAACTCAACCTGGACACGGCCTTCCACACAGTAAAGGCCGCCGGACGTCCGCTCATGAAGAAGGGGGGCTCCATTGTGCTCATGACGTCCGCCGTGGCCCGTACCGGTCTCAAAAACCACGAAGCCATTGCGGCCGCAAAGGGCGGAGTGACCGGTCTCATGCGGGCGGCCGCCGCCACCTACGCCAATCGTGGAGTACGCGTCAATTGTGTAGCGCCGGGCCTCGTTGAAAGCCGGATGTCCGAACAGATTCTACGTTCGGAAGCCGGTCGGAAACAGTCCGAGCAGATGCACCCCTTGGGCCGTGTGGGCCAACCTGAGGATGTGGCCCCGGCGGTGACCTGGCTGCTCAATCCCGAAACCGACTGGGTGACAGGACAAGTCATCGGTGTGGACGGCGGGCTCGGAACCGTGCGGACGGGATGACCCCACTTGCCAATTGCTCTGAAGCGATCGGAACGAAGGTCGAAACGCACTTTCCGACGGTCGGTCCGTCCTGTCCCAAACCCGCTGTGGATCATGCGACGCCTTCTGCTCATCCTCCGCGACCAGCTCAATCGACACGCGTCCCTCCTGACGGACGCCGATCCCAGCCGGGATGCCGTGATCATGACGGAAGCGGACACCCACCGCGGACCATTTCCGGAGCACAAACAGCGCCTTGCCCTCAGCTGGGCCGCCATGCGTCACTTCCGCGATACTCTTCGGGAGGAGGGGTGGACCGTTCATTACGACCCCGCAGGCGCCCCCAGTCAAAACAAAAATGCCGCAGAGTTTCTGCGCCTGCACATCGCTGAGCACCAACCCGAGCGGGTCTGTGTGACCGAGCCCGGACGGCATGCCCTTCTCCGAGAGATCGAAGCGACCTGTGACGCGTCCAACGTGCCACTAGACGTATATGCCGACCGGCACTTCTTCGTCTCGCACGACGATTTTAAATCCTGGGCGGATGGCCGGAAAGAGCTGACGCTCGAATACTTCTACCGCGAGAAGCGCCGGACACACGACATTCTCGTGACGGATGACGGCGCTCCGGTTGGGGGGGAATGGAATTTTGACGACGAAAACCGCAACTCTTTTGGTCGCGACGGTCCCGGCCTGATTCCGGATGCCCCCTCGTTCGATAGGGACGAGACGACAGAGGCGGTCCTGGAGCTCGTCCGAACAGAATACGCCGATGCTCCTGGCTCTCTCGACCATTTCCGGTGGCCGGTCACACCCGCTCAGGCCGAGGCGGCCCTAGACGACTTTATCGAGCACCGCCTGCCTCACTTCGGCACCTACCAGGACGCGATGTGGACCGGGCGCCCCTTCCTCTATCATTCGCGCCTGTCGGCCGCCCTCAACCTAAAACTCCTCGATCCTCGCCTTGCCATCAAACGAGCCGAAACGGCCTTCCAAAGCGGGCACGCACCGATCAACGCCGTCGAGGGCTTCGTGCGACAAGTCTTGGGCTGGCGCGAGTTCGTTCGGGGAGTGTACTGGCGTTACGCCCCCGAGTACGTCGAGAAAAATGCCCTTGACGCCACGCACGATCTCCCGGATTTCTACTGGACGGGGGACACGGACATGCGATGCCTGCAGGACTGTGTAGAACAGGTCCGCGAGCATGGATACACGCATCACATCCCACGCCTCATGGTCCTCGGCCTCTTCGGACTCCTCTACGGCGTGGATCCACGTCAGATGAATGCCTGGCATGAGGCGATGTACGTGGACGCGTGGGAGTGGGTCTCGGTCCCCAACATGATCGGCATGGCGCTCTACGCCGACGGCGGAATCGTGGGGACGAAGCCTTATACGGCCTCCGGCAAGTACATCGACCGCATGAGTAATTACTGCTCGCACTGCCGCTATGAGCCGGGCACGGCCACTGGCGACACGGCCTGTCCCTTCACCTCTCTCTACTGGAATTTCCTACACCAGCACCAGGAGACGTTCTCCGGCAATCCGCGAATGAATTTTCAACTGGCGAACGTCCGACGAAAATCCGA is part of the Salinibacter sp. 10B genome and encodes:
- a CDS encoding calcium/sodium antiporter; this encodes MLIALLSIVGGLLLLTAGAEGMVRGTSSLARRLGISPLIIGLTIVAYGTSAPELVVSVQAAMSGAPDIALGNVVGSNISNIGLILGGTALLAPIRAQAQILRLDVPIMIGVSALLGGLLWDQVIGRLNGLVLLSGAVGYTLICIWGSWDESQPVVLNEFEAGVPNHSSLGRALLFSAGGLALLVLGARLLVDGAVTGAEALGLSTTLIGLTVVAVGTSLPELATSLMAALRGQSDLALGNVVGSNIFNVLGILGITASIQPMSATGLSWTDAGVMLAFALATLPLLWTDYTFSRWEGGLLIGGYVAYLTTRVLLVA
- a CDS encoding SDR family oxidoreductase gives rise to the protein MSSSSPVYVLLGATGGIGSEVARQLADDGAQLVLGARTASDVNALAEETGGDAVPLDATSFDEVQSIVDYALDTYGRFDGIANFVGSILLKPAHLTSLDEYREQIQLNLDTAFHTVKAAGRPLMKKGGSIVLMTSAVARTGLKNHEAIAAAKGGVTGLMRAAAATYANRGVRVNCVAPGLVESRMSEQILRSEAGRKQSEQMHPLGRVGQPEDVAPAVTWLLNPETDWVTGQVIGVDGGLGTVRTG
- a CDS encoding fasciclin domain-containing protein, translated to MLNLSSLSAPKGGHILALVLITVLLGACGQRDAPESTAPSPPDTTVADTMTVDRVLRTDDRFSTLTASLDSTGLDSILAGNGPYTLFAPPNAAFDALPNGTLPVLLSDRTDRLRTILAHHVVEQRVPLSSLSDTTTLVTLADDSLRIQPSDSTFTIENARVLDADITVANGLIHVIDAVLRPPEATE
- a CDS encoding cryptochrome/photolyase family protein, which produces MRRLLLILRDQLNRHASLLTDADPSRDAVIMTEADTHRGPFPEHKQRLALSWAAMRHFRDTLREEGWTVHYDPAGAPSQNKNAAEFLRLHIAEHQPERVCVTEPGRHALLREIEATCDASNVPLDVYADRHFFVSHDDFKSWADGRKELTLEYFYREKRRTHDILVTDDGAPVGGEWNFDDENRNSFGRDGPGLIPDAPSFDRDETTEAVLELVRTEYADAPGSLDHFRWPVTPAQAEAALDDFIEHRLPHFGTYQDAMWTGRPFLYHSRLSAALNLKLLDPRLAIKRAETAFQSGHAPINAVEGFVRQVLGWREFVRGVYWRYAPEYVEKNALDATHDLPDFYWTGDTDMRCLQDCVEQVREHGYTHHIPRLMVLGLFGLLYGVDPRQMNAWHEAMYVDAWEWVSVPNMIGMALYADGGIVGTKPYTASGKYIDRMSNYCSHCRYEPGTATGDTACPFTSLYWNFLHQHQETFSGNPRMNFQLANVRRKSEDELDAIAARVEAVRTHAEQGTL